The genomic region GGTGGCTCACGGTTAAAGTTGGGAGGTGGGGGCCTTGGGAGAAAAGGCCCCCACCAAGCCAGGAGAAGAAGATCCCAGTGACCATAGCGAAGGGGAAACACCCGTTACCATTCCGAACACGGAAGTTAAGCCCTTCAGCGCCGATGGTACTGCAGGGGGGACCCTGTGGGAGAGTAGGTCGTCGCTGGGATCTTTTTTTGACTTTGGCCTTACAAAGGCAGGGATTTTGATCCTTGCCTTTTTTTTCTCTATTCTTTATAGAAAGGAGGTACAGGATCATGGCTATAAAAACAGCCAAAATGTCCAAAATGACAACGGATGCTTCCGGTGATAAAAACCTCTGGCTTTACCTGCAAGAAATCGGGAGGATTCCTACCACTACCCGAGAAGAAGAAAAAGAATTGGCCCAGAGAATCCAGAAAGGGGATCGTGAAGCATTGAACCGCTTAGTAGAAGGAAATCTAAAATTCGTAGTTAAAGTTGCCCAAGGTTTTCAAGGAACTGGTTTGCCTTTGAGCGACTTAATCAATGAGGGAAACCTCGGACTTATTGAAGCGGCCAAGCGATTCGATCCGGCGAAGAATGTTAAATTCATTTCCTATGCAGTCTGGTGGATTCGACAGGCTATTTTACGGGCTTTATCTGAAAAAGGTCGAACCATTCGTCTGCCCTTAAAACAAGAAGGACTTGCAGTAAAACTCGGTAAAATATCCCAAGAACTCTCTCAAGAGGGAAAAGAACTTACTTTGAAAGAAATCGCTGAACGAATGGATATTTCAGAAGAGGAAGTTCGAGACATCCAGGAATTCTCACAAAGACCTTTGTCCTTAGATATGTCAACGACCGATGATGAAAAAGTTACCTTGATGAACCTGATCGCCAATAAAGACGGTCTTTCACCCGATGAGATTTTGATTAAACATACCCTCATTGAAGAACTTCAAAGACTTTTGGAGGAATTAGACCCTAGGGAAGCAACCATTTTACGACTGCGCTATGGAATAGACGAGGAAGGGCCTATGACACTGGAAGAAATCGGAGAAAGGTTACATCTCAGTCGAGAAAGGGTTCGACAACTGGAGAAGCGGGCCAAAGAGAAATTAAAAAAGCGGGCAATTGCCAAAAGCTTAAGCGACTACCTGAATTAAGCAGACTCGGAGGGTCTGCTTCTCCTTCTTTTCTCTTTATTCTATCTTCTTTACCATCTCTCAACTTTCCTTCCTTTGAAAAATCTCCCTTTAAAATTTCCAAAATTGGATAGAACTCGGATTTCGTTTTTACCCCTCCGTTTTTCTTTCTCTTCTTTATCTGGTTCATTTTCTCTCAACCTTAACTCTAAAAGAAATTTTAGAGATAGGCTATTTTGACAGAGAATTTCAGGGTTTTGAAAAAAAAGCGCCATTTTGGCTTTAAGTTTTTTTAAAAAAAGACTTGACTAAAAAATACTCATAGGATATTCAGGTTACCTTATGTGATAGGATCGGTTTTAAAAGATAGGTTGATCCTAAGAATTGGAAAGGAGGTATCCAAAGTAACCCTACCTGGCCTATCCCCATAATTTGAGTTAAGGGTTTAACTCTTTCTCAAATCCCTCTAACAGGTTGTATCAGCAGGATAAGTAAGTTCTTGTTTTGACCCTCAATCTTAAAGCGGAACCCTAAATGGGAAACATCCTGCCTGAATTTTTAATGAAGGAGGTTATGAAGTAAACAGTAAAAATTTAAAAGATTTCTCTTTGAGATATAAAAAGTGAAAGGGGGAAGCGGCAACTTCCCCCTCGGTTATGTCTAGATAAACCCTATCCCTCTAGGCATTGAGGATAAGGCATTTTTATTATCTTCAAGGATACGCGGGATGTCAAGATTTTTTTAATGATGTTAAGTAGATCTTACCCTGTATCAAGAATACGAACTTGCAAAAAACCTAATCTTCTTAAATCCCTGATTTTAATTCTCCTGTTCTCCTATACCCAAATCCATACCATATCTTTAACTCGTGCAGCCACCGGAAAAGTGAGTGTTTATAACTCTAATCCTCATTATCTTCAGGATGCCCATGGGTAATACATTCGTAATTATTGGATTTGATAAGGAGGAACATAATCCTCCCGGAGTACTGGATCAGCTCAAAGGCAAATCACTTATCAACGAGCCTACGCGGCTTCATGGCAGATTAGTGAAGATCCAAATGCTTATCGATGGGGGAGGCTTTGGCCTATGGTAAATGGAAAGGCGGCTATGAACACCTGGAATGAGCGGTACCAGTCTAATCTCCGGGATTATTTGAATGCGGAAAATAATGTCAATGTGAATCTCTCTGCGGCTGGTGATTCGTTTACTTATCAATGGTATGATCCCCGGATGGGTGCTATAGCTGCTTCAGGTCAAGTAAGCAAGTAAGTGGGGGGGGCATTCTGTTGGTGGGTGATTCCGTAGGGTCGCCTGCCCTTTGGGCAATATTTACAGAGAATCGTTATTAAACTCCCATGAAAAATCTATTGACCAGGGGGAATTCCACGGATTAGTATATTTTCATCTTTTTAAAGAATTTCCATGTTAATGGAATATTGAACAGAGTAAAATAAGCTGAATTTTGATGGTAAATAACCCTGGCCTGGTAAGGAGAAAAGTATGAGTTGGAAATTTGAGATAATAGCCGGTCCCATGGAACTCACAGAAGGCCCTGCCTGGGATGGAACCGGGCTTCTATTCAGTAATATTCCTAAAAGTCGGATTATGCGCTATGATCCACAAACCGGACAATGTACGGAGGTCCGAAGCGGTACTAATAACGCCAATGGTCTCATGCTAGATAAAAATGGACGCCTCTATGCATGTGAAGGGGGTAGCGGGGGGCGACGGATTGTCCGTTATGAGCCTGATGGGAGTACTACCGTCATCTGTGATCGATTTGAAGGCAAGCGTTTTAACAGTCCTAACGATTTAGCTATAGATCTTCAAGGTCGGATTTGGTTTACCGACCCTCGTTATGGTGACTTCCGCGCCGATATGGAACTCGATCATGAATCTGTTTTTCGCGCCGATCCACAACTGGACGGAACCTGGAGGGTCAAACGAATGACCTATGATACCACCTGCCCTAATGGACTGCTTCTCTCGCCAGATAATAAGATTCTCTATGTGGCTCAAAGCAAGTATGGTGAAAATGAAAAGCGCGAACTGCGAGCCTATCCCATTAAAGAGGATGATACCCTAGGACCCTATGAGGTATTACATAACTTTTATCCCCATCGAGGAATTGACGGCATGGTCATGGATACGGAAGGCAATATTATTGCCACCGCCGGATGGAAACAGAGTGGTCCCGGTCCTATGATTTATGTGTTTGCACCTAACGGTCGTGTGCTTGAAACCCATCCGGTACCCGTGGATCGACCCACCAACTGTACTTTTGGGGATTCAGACCTACGTACCTTGTATGTAACGACTTTTGAGGGATACTTGTTACGAGCCCGAACAGAACGACAAGGCCTGTTGATTTATCCTCCTCTCCAAAAATCACCCTGAAGATTTCGGAAGCTTTTAGAGTTTGAGGCCTGATCTTTGTTTATCCTTGATCCGTTTCAAAATAGCAGGAAAGAGACACATTACCGGAGGTTGGTGTTTTCCTATTTCTTTGTATTTTGGGAGTAAACTGCAAAATCAGGATTTAGTAGGTTTGAGGTTTAGAGGGATCTTAGCTGTTTTACCTTGTTCGATCTCTCCGACCTGTAGTTCTGCCCGGGTGGTAGAAACCGGTATAGAAAATATCACCTCCCCTTCTTTCGTACCACCTCGAGTTATCAATTCGCGGAAAGATTCCATAGGGGTCAGGGGCCCACTCTGTAGGAGTAAACGAAAGTTATTGGCATCTACAAAAATCCCCCCCGCCGATTTACCCTTATAAGTTACCTGCAGGGCGAGTTTTAGAAAAAGTCTACCTTCTTCGACACGTTCCCCTTGATTATCCAGATCCAGGGATAAAGCCAGGATTTTATACAGCGTATCTTTTACAGTTGCTTCCCCTTTAACCGGTAGGAAGATCGGGTATTGGGCCAGGGAAGTCAGACCATCAAAGGGTAATGTGGTCGGTTCCTTACCCGGCTGGCTTAAGATTAATTTGGCTCCTTTCCAGGAGGCATTTAAAGGTACAGGAAAGATAAGTCGGATCTCCTTGGTAACATGGGGACCGATCACATCTTTCCATTTATTCCCTTCACCGGCTGTTGGATTCATAGGGGGATTTACCTCGTAATAGAGTGTTTTATCCTCAAGTTGGAGCTTTACCAGGTTTTGGGGAATGAATAGATCTTTTGCACTCAAGGGATTATGGACGGATAAATCAATATAAGCATAAGCCTGATCAGATTGATATTTCTGCCCCTGGTTGATAGGGCTTAAAGGCACTTGATTATTGATGATAGCCTTTGTTACGGTAAATTGTAAGTTAGCGTAACGTACCTGACCCGGTAGGGTTCCTTCCAGGGGTCGAGAAAAAGGAGCAATCTTTGATTTAGATATCTCAGCGGGTTGTGGAGAATTATCTGAAACACTCTCTTTCTGGCTACTTCCTAAAATCTCTTTCATATTTATAGTCAGCCACTTCGAACTCAAAGGCGCAGCCAGAAGGAGAGCCACAAGTATGAAAAAACTAAAACTAACTGTAATTTTTAACTCGTCCACCGGAAAGGAATCGTCCCTAAACATACATAAAGATACTGCAGATTTACCGTACCGCCTGCCTTTCTGATTGGATTAGTCTGCGCGTATTGTATGTTCCTGGGAGGTTTTAATGAATATTTAATTATTTAATAAGGAATGACTTTACCTCGCATATCCCTGGGAACTTCCAGACCCATGAGATTTAAGACTGTTGGCGCGATATCCATGATTTGAAGTCCGTCAACCCGTTTTCCTATTCTCTTTTGAGGATCTCGGAGAATAAAGGTTCCATATTTGGCATGATTGGCATCATCGGGACCTGTATCGTTCTCGAAAGTGTGAATGGTCTTGAGTCCGATGCTTCCTACGGATCTCCAGTCTAGATTTCCAAAATAAACGATCAAATCCGGAGGGACATTGTTACACTGGATATAAAGCTGTTCCGGTCTAAACACCCGGGTTCCAATATTTTTACCATTTTCATCGGTCATAGCCTCCAGCTTTGCGATTAACTCATCTCGAATTTTTTCGTAATCCTTGGGATCAATGGCTCCCTGGGGTTCCCGGCCCTTCACGTTCATGAATACCCGGGCATAGTAGCCACCTTCACTCCAAACCTTTGTACGTTCCCAGTCCACTTCCGCTTTGGAAAAGGGAATCACTTCGTTGGGATAAGACCTGAGCTTGAGATAACCTTCCTGGATTAACCATTCGTTAACACAGATTCCACCTTCCATACGCTTGGCGCCATGATCTGAGACGACCAGGGTGACGGTATCTCTGTCCAGCAAGGAGAGAATTTCCCCTATCTCCTGATCGATATACCGGTAATACTCCTTAATGGCACTCTCAAAGGAATTTCCCGGTTCATATTTTCGATGTCCTTTGTCAAAATACTTCCAAAAACCGTGATGAATACGGTCAACTCCCATTTCCACCATCATGAAAAAATCCCATTCCTTGTTCTTCAATAAGTACTTGGCGACTTTAAAACGACGACGGGTCATCTCATGGATGCGACGGAGTAAATCTTCTTTATCCTCAGTCCTGAAGTTATCGGCATCTAGGATATATTCCCCGACCAGATCTTCCACCTCTTGTCGTAGTTCCGGGGGGTAGGTATACTGACTTTTGGTACTGGGAGTGAGAAAACAGGTGATCATCTGGCCGTTGATGGCTTTGGGGGGATAGGTTTGAGGAATTCCAACTAAGATAACCTTTCTTCCCAGACGGGAGAGAATGTCCCATACGGTGTCTTCTCGAATAGACCGAGAGTTGGCAAAATATAGTCCATCATAGGAGTAATCTTTTCGATTCCGAAAACCATAAACCCCCAGTTGGCCGGGATCTTTGCTGGTCATCATGGTCATCCAGGCGGGTACGGTAATGGGAGGATCACAACTTTCCAGTTCTCCGTAAATACCCTGCTGTCGGAGCAGAGTTAGGTTGGGTAAATCTGCAGCCCATTGGTCAAAAATTAACTCAGGGGCCGCGCTATCCAATCCGATAATCGCAACTTTTTTTTGCGTAGCCATGATTAAAAGGCGAAAGGCAAAAGACAAGAGAAGAGATACTTTCGTCTTTCGCTTTTCCCCTTTTATTTTGTTTCACGGTAAGCTTCGATCAAAATTTTGGATACCTCCCGTCGGGTAAATTCATCCGGAAGCATTTCACCGGCCCGGAGCATTTCTCGTACCTTGGTCCCGCTTAATATAACCCGATGTTCATCTGAATGAACACAGGTCTTCTCAGAAGCCATGTGTCCGCAACGTCTGCAATAAAACGTGTGATCGAAGAAAACCGGCGTGATTCCAATTTCATCTTTTCCAAATCGGCTAAATATCTTTTGGGCATCGTAAGTACCGTAATAATTACCAACCCCGGCATGATCGCGTCCTACGATGAAGTGCGTGCAACCATAATTTTTTCGTACCAGTGCATGGAAAATGGCTTCTCTGGGCCCTGCATATCTCATGGCAGCGGGAAAAACAGCCAGCAGAACCCGATCTTTTGGATAATAATTTTCAATCAAGGCCAGATAGCACTTCATCCGAATCTCTGCAGGGATATCATCCCCTTTCGTTTCTCCAACAAGGGGATGAATCAGGAGTCCGTCCACCGTTTCCAGGGCACACTTCTGAATGTATTCGTGGGCCCTGTGGATGGGATTTCGGGTCTGAAAGGCCACCACCCGATGCCAGCCTTTGTATCGGAATAGGTAACGAGTTTCTTTAGGATCCAGGCGATATTTGTCATAGTAATCATAATTGATTCGATTCAGGAGCGTTATCCGACCCCCCAAAAGGATCTCTTTCATTTCATATAAATAAGCAACGCCGGGATGTTTAAGCTCGGTTGTTAAAAAAACATGTTTAGCCTCTATTTCTTTATCGTACGTGTATTTCTCTTGTAAATGTAAAATACCTACCGGAACCTCGGTCTGACTATAAAGGGCTATTTCCTCACCGATCTTGAGAGTGTCCGCTTTCTCTTTAGAGACGGAAAGGGTAATAGGAATGGTCCAGGGGAGTCCATTGGCCAGACGCATCCGATAAACGACACTTTCATAGTCCTCCCGCCCCATAAACCCCTCCAGGGGAGAGAAGGCTCCTACGGCAATCATTTCCAGGTCGGAAATCTCTCGGTTGCTCAAATAAATCCTTTCCATCCGTTCGATCCGATCCAAAGCATTTTGACGTTGTTCCCCTTCCAAAACTCTGTTGATCAGCCTTCCACCATGGGGAAGAATAGAATGCACCATCTCTTTTTCTAATGTTTTCATCTCTTCTGGGATTGCTTTAATAGGTGATGATCTGTGGTATAAGAGTAGAAATGAGGTAACCTCATCCCTACTCTAAAACAGTTTATCTGTTTTATCGCTGCAAATTCCTCTGTATGTCTCTTGATTAAGAAATCAAGGAAAGATAAAATCTAGGCTAAAATAACAGTTCTGCCCATCTGTGTCAAGAACCCTTTATTAACTTATTGAAGTTTCCAGGAAATCCGGCAATAAATTATTGCAAATTAATTGCCAGTTATTTGGGTCTTGCCGTTGATCCCTGAAGGAGATATATTTAGGACCAGAGTCAATTTTAGAGTATGGTCATAATTAATTTCAGGTCCCATGTAAGTTAACCACGGTCATTCTAACCCGTTTACATTCCTTAACATAAAGGGGTTAAGTCGGGTTGTCGCCCGTAATGACCTTCCTACTGGATCCTTTTCATCTTGAAAAGATATAATCGGATCCTTCGTGAAGGAACTTGCGCAACTACTGTGAAAAATACTTCTCTATCTCGTCGCGAGCGTAAAAAGATCGAGACAAAGGAAAAGATTTTTAAGGCAGCTCTCTCCCTTTTTTTGGAAAAAGGTTTTGAGAATACCACGGTAGAGGAAATTACCGAAAAAGCAGATGTGGGGAAGGGTACTTTTTTTAATTACTTTCCCCGAAAGGAGTCTATTTTAATTTATTTAGGGGAGAGACGTATGGAGGCTATTCAAGAAGCCTTCCGTGAGACTATATCGGAGGACCTGACGATTGAAGCAATACTTAAGAGAATTTTTGAAATCCTGGCTCAAGAAAACTTGAAAGAAAAACCTTTGGTGAAATGGATAGTGATGCAGTCCTTCAAAGCCAGGAAGTCTGTTAAAGAGGAAGTCAAGGAACAGCAACACTATTTTCGATCTCTCCTTGAGCATTTAATTGATAAAGGCCAGAGACGAGGTGAGATTCGAAGGGAGTTTAAAGCGCTCAAACTGGCCGAGATTTTGGAAGGTATTTACTTTTCTTCGGTTTTTAAATGGCTTGAATCCGAGAAGGAGGATTCCTTAGCCGGAGATTTATTGGAAAAGATCGAGATTATTTTTGAAGGAATTCGACCAAGATGAAAGGTTTAGTTAAACAGGTCATGGGAGTGATTTTAATAGCTCTGGTGGGTTATCTGGGAAATGATTACTATCAGAAAAAGCAAGTATTGCCTGTAAAAGCGGTTACGGTAAAGAGAGGAGATATTGTAGAAACGGTTTCTTCAACGGCCACTGGAACAATTGAATCCGATCAAGAGGTAACTATCAGCGCCGAAGTATCGGGTCGGATTGAAAAACTTTATGTTAAAGAAGGGGATTATATAGAAGGGGGTAAACCACTCCTTCACCTGGAAAAGAGCGAAGCCCAGGCGCAAGTCCAGCAAGCCAGGGCTAATTTGCTGGCTGCAGAAGCTCGATTAAAGGAAGCTCAAACCGGTTATCAAATGAGCAAGGCGCTTATTCAACCTCAATTGGACGAAGCCAAAGCCAATCTTCAGCATGCCGAAGGTACGTTAAATCGAATTCGGAAGTTATATGTGCAGGGGATTATGCCCAAAGATAGGTTGGATGAGGCCGAACGGGCTTATACCATTGCACGGGCTCAATATGAAACAGCCCTAGCTAATAAATCTCAGGTTCGTGCAAAAGAACAGGAAGTTGCTTCTGCCTATGCTGCCCGGGAACAGATGAAGGCTGCTTTAACGCTGGCAGAAATCGGCCTGAGTCGTAAGGTCATTATGGCACCTTTCTCAGGTTTAATCACGGAAGTCTCTGTCAAACAGGGAGAGTTTATTACTCCTGGACAACCCATCGCAAGGATCGTTGATACTTCAAAACTGTATATCAGCGCAACCATTGATGAGGCCGATGTTAGAAAGGTTAAAGTAGGCCAAGAGGTCCGCGTAACCTTGGACGCTTTTCCCAATAAAACCTTTCAGGGAGTCGTTTCGGAAATCTCCCCGGTCATTTCGGCTAAAAAGTTAGAGACTCGAACCTCCAAAGTGAAAGTTAGACTGAATTCCGAAATGGAAGGGCTAATGCCGGGACTTTCCGCCGATATCGAGATTATTGTGGGAAAAGGTCAAAATGTTCTCTATGTTCCAACGGCGGCTATTATGGAAAGGGAAACTAAGAAGATGGTTTTTACCATCGAGAAGGGAAAAGCTCAACGGCGTGAAGTAAGAACTGGTCTATCCAATTGGGACTATACGGAGATTTTAGACGGTCTGAAGGAGGGGGAACAAATTATTACAACCCTGGATGATCCGGCTCTTAAGGAGGGAAAATCCATCATCCTCAGCCCATAACCCTATGATTCAGCTTAAAGATATTTCAAAGGTGTATGCTCTGGGAGCCCAAGAAGTAGAGGTTTTGCGTAACATTTCTTTGGAAATTAAACCCGGAGAGTTTCTATCTTTAGTAGGTCCTTCTGGGTCTGGTAAGTCTACGTTGATGAATATCTTAGGTTGTCTGGATAAACCAACGCGCGGATCTTATTTTTTTGAAGGAGTTTCGGTTGCCGATTTAAACGATGATCAGTTGGCCGAAATTCGAAACAAGAAAATCGGATTTGTGTTTCAATCGTTCCATCTCCTCCCCCGAATTAATGCTTTACAAAATGTGGAACTCCCCCTTATTTATGCCGGAGTACCCCGCTCAAAGAGAAAAGAGAGAGCCCGAGAGGTTCTGACAGCAGTTGACCTTGCCGATCGGATCCATCATAAACCCAATGAACTTTCCGGAGGTCAACGTCAAAGGGTTGCCATTGCCAGGGCTCTGGTTAATAACCCTCAGATTATTCTGGCAGATGAACCCACAGGAAATCTCGATACCAGATCGGGAAATGAAATCCTACAGATTTTTGAAAAACTCAACCGGCAAGGGGTAACCCTGGTTATTGTAACCCATGATCTCTCTATTGCCCAAAGAACCCACCGTATTGTGACCTTACGGGATGGAGAGATTATTAAAGATGAAACCAGAAGGAAAGAAAGAGAGGGTGAAGGAATGGAGAGACGGTGGAGATAGAATTTTTCCCCCTGGAACTTCCATTCCTCCATGGAATTTTCTTCTTAATGGCTGTCTTAGAAAGTATCCGCGTTGCTTTAGAAGCTCTGTCCTCCAATAAAATTCGTTCAACTTTGACTATGTTGGGGGTCATTATCGGGGTTTTTGCTGTCATCTGCCTGGTTTCTATTGGAGAAGGCGCCAAAGCTTATGTTTCCAAAGAATTGATGGGAATCGGATCCAATCTCCTGGTTGTAACCCCTGGAAAGGCAAAGACCTCGGGTGGACCTCCCATAAGCGTGGATAGTGCCAAAAAACTTACCTACGAAGATGCCGAGTTCATAGCCCGGCGATCTACGGCTGTTAAACAGGTAGCCCCCATCGTAATGGGAACAGGAAAGGTTAAATACGAAAACCGGAGTCGGGATACAACGGTTTTAGGCGTTACCTATGACTTCCAGCAAGTCCGAAACCTCCATGTAGAAATCGGCTCTTTTATCAGTGCCGATGATGTGGACGCCCGACGTAAGGTTTGTACCCTGGGTAGGGTAGTCAAGCAGGAACTTTTCGGAGAAAGTAATCCTCTGGGAAAAATGGTTAAAATCAATGACGTCAGCTTTCGGGTTATTGGAATCATGGAAAAAAAAGGGATCACCTTTGGATTTAATATCGACG from Candidatus Limnocylindrales bacterium harbors:
- a CDS encoding RNA polymerase sigma factor RpoD/SigA — translated: MAIKTAKMSKMTTDASGDKNLWLYLQEIGRIPTTTREEEKELAQRIQKGDREALNRLVEGNLKFVVKVAQGFQGTGLPLSDLINEGNLGLIEAAKRFDPAKNVKFISYAVWWIRQAILRALSEKGRTIRLPLKQEGLAVKLGKISQELSQEGKELTLKEIAERMDISEEEVRDIQEFSQRPLSLDMSTTDDEKVTLMNLIANKDGLSPDEILIKHTLIEELQRLLEELDPREATILRLRYGIDEEGPMTLEEIGERLHLSRERVRQLEKRAKEKLKKRAIAKSLSDYLN
- a CDS encoding SMP-30/gluconolactonase/LRE family protein, with translation MSWKFEIIAGPMELTEGPAWDGTGLLFSNIPKSRIMRYDPQTGQCTEVRSGTNNANGLMLDKNGRLYACEGGSGGRRIVRYEPDGSTTVICDRFEGKRFNSPNDLAIDLQGRIWFTDPRYGDFRADMELDHESVFRADPQLDGTWRVKRMTYDTTCPNGLLLSPDNKILYVAQSKYGENEKRELRAYPIKEDDTLGPYEVLHNFYPHRGIDGMVMDTEGNIIATAGWKQSGPGPMIYVFAPNGRVLETHPVPVDRPTNCTFGDSDLRTLYVTTFEGYLLRARTERQGLLIYPPLQKSP
- a CDS encoding alkaline phosphatase family protein, which codes for MATQKKVAIIGLDSAAPELIFDQWAADLPNLTLLRQQGIYGELESCDPPITVPAWMTMMTSKDPGQLGVYGFRNRKDYSYDGLYFANSRSIREDTVWDILSRLGRKVILVGIPQTYPPKAINGQMITCFLTPSTKSQYTYPPELRQEVEDLVGEYILDADNFRTEDKEDLLRRIHEMTRRRFKVAKYLLKNKEWDFFMMVEMGVDRIHHGFWKYFDKGHRKYEPGNSFESAIKEYYRYIDQEIGEILSLLDRDTVTLVVSDHGAKRMEGGICVNEWLIQEGYLKLRSYPNEVIPFSKAEVDWERTKVWSEGGYYARVFMNVKGREPQGAIDPKDYEKIRDELIAKLEAMTDENGKNIGTRVFRPEQLYIQCNNVPPDLIVYFGNLDWRSVGSIGLKTIHTFENDTGPDDANHAKYGTFILRDPQKRIGKRVDGLQIMDIAPTVLNLMGLEVPRDMRGKVIPY
- the sat gene encoding sulfate adenylyltransferase, whose translation is MKTLEKEMVHSILPHGGRLINRVLEGEQRQNALDRIERMERIYLSNREISDLEMIAVGAFSPLEGFMGREDYESVVYRMRLANGLPWTIPITLSVSKEKADTLKIGEEIALYSQTEVPVGILHLQEKYTYDKEIEAKHVFLTTELKHPGVAYLYEMKEILLGGRITLLNRINYDYYDKYRLDPKETRYLFRYKGWHRVVAFQTRNPIHRAHEYIQKCALETVDGLLIHPLVGETKGDDIPAEIRMKCYLALIENYYPKDRVLLAVFPAAMRYAGPREAIFHALVRKNYGCTHFIVGRDHAGVGNYYGTYDAQKIFSRFGKDEIGITPVFFDHTFYCRRCGHMASEKTCVHSDEHRVILSGTKVREMLRAGEMLPDEFTRREVSKILIEAYRETK
- a CDS encoding TetR/AcrR family transcriptional regulator; translation: MKRYNRILREGTCATTVKNTSLSRRERKKIETKEKIFKAALSLFLEKGFENTTVEEITEKADVGKGTFFNYFPRKESILIYLGERRMEAIQEAFRETISEDLTIEAILKRIFEILAQENLKEKPLVKWIVMQSFKARKSVKEEVKEQQHYFRSLLEHLIDKGQRRGEIRREFKALKLAEILEGIYFSSVFKWLESEKEDSLAGDLLEKIEIIFEGIRPR
- a CDS encoding efflux RND transporter periplasmic adaptor subunit, which translates into the protein MKGLVKQVMGVILIALVGYLGNDYYQKKQVLPVKAVTVKRGDIVETVSSTATGTIESDQEVTISAEVSGRIEKLYVKEGDYIEGGKPLLHLEKSEAQAQVQQARANLLAAEARLKEAQTGYQMSKALIQPQLDEAKANLQHAEGTLNRIRKLYVQGIMPKDRLDEAERAYTIARAQYETALANKSQVRAKEQEVASAYAAREQMKAALTLAEIGLSRKVIMAPFSGLITEVSVKQGEFITPGQPIARIVDTSKLYISATIDEADVRKVKVGQEVRVTLDAFPNKTFQGVVSEISPVISAKKLETRTSKVKVRLNSEMEGLMPGLSADIEIIVGKGQNVLYVPTAAIMERETKKMVFTIEKGKAQRREVRTGLSNWDYTEILDGLKEGEQIITTLDDPALKEGKSIILSP
- a CDS encoding ABC transporter ATP-binding protein is translated as MIQLKDISKVYALGAQEVEVLRNISLEIKPGEFLSLVGPSGSGKSTLMNILGCLDKPTRGSYFFEGVSVADLNDDQLAEIRNKKIGFVFQSFHLLPRINALQNVELPLIYAGVPRSKRKERAREVLTAVDLADRIHHKPNELSGGQRQRVAIARALVNNPQIILADEPTGNLDTRSGNEILQIFEKLNRQGVTLVIVTHDLSIAQRTHRIVTLRDGEIIKDETRRKEREGEGMERRWR
- a CDS encoding ABC transporter permease, with translation MEIEFFPLELPFLHGIFFLMAVLESIRVALEALSSNKIRSTLTMLGVIIGVFAVICLVSIGEGAKAYVSKELMGIGSNLLVVTPGKAKTSGGPPISVDSAKKLTYEDAEFIARRSTAVKQVAPIVMGTGKVKYENRSRDTTVLGVTYDFQQVRNLHVEIGSFISADDVDARRKVCTLGRVVKQELFGESNPLGKMVKINDVSFRVIGIMEKKGITFGFNIDDIVFIPVKTAQELYDTDKLFEILAAATSEKEVDEAKRQITQLLIKRHREEDFTITTQAAMLESMNSILTTLTWVLGAIAGISLVVGGIGIMNIMLVSVSERTHEIGIRKAVGAKRRDILSQFLVESITISALGGLLGMILGVGLARGLAFSFPSLPVKVSLWSIILALSFSIFVGIFFGVYPAHKASELDPIEALRHE